CATCAGAATCATTTTCCACACCAATTTTTAGCCCTTTTTGTTCCATTCAGGGATGGAAAGTAATTTGCCCTTGTAGTTGGTAGTTTAAAGCAAGGTTTACATCCTATCACTGATGAAGAACAATCTGGTTTTCTGCATGGTCAACACATTAGTAATAATCTCAGGTTGATCTTAGATATGATTTACTATAATGACCTCATCCTTGATGATAGTTTTCTTATGTTTATTgatttttataaagcatttaTCCTGCGAAACATGTTTTGGAAAGATTCAAGCTGAATAATGAGTATAATTGGGATTTCTGTGGATGTTTATTTTGCCTGTATTTATAgtataattgttttatttaacatGCATAACTTTGTTACAAAGATAACAGGACATGTTGTACAATTGAATGGTTTTGATATGATTTAGTTCAGAAATTCAGACATGGATAAGGAATTAGTATATTTCAGTcttctcaggagactgaaaagatttggtatgggtccccaGATTCTGAAAAagatctacagctgcaccatcaagagcatcttgACCAGTTGCAtctctgcctggtatggcaactgttcggcatctgaccgtaaggcgctacagagggtagtgcgtacggcccagtaaatCACTATGACCAagcaggacctatatactaggcggtgtcagaggaaagccccaaaaattgtcaacgactccaatcacccaggtcatagactgttctctctgctaccgcatggcaagaggtaccggagcaaaaaggctccttaacagcttctacccccatatgtccgtaaacactccagccagctgtaCACAAGAATAATACAGAAGAGCAGAGATTGACCAACACAAATACATGTACAAAATGTATTGGCAGATCAATGCAGTTATCCAAACATGTTCATCATCAATGACTACAATAATAaatgtagtttaaaaaaaagacaACTTAATAAACATGTAGTTGTTTCATAGCCTGTGTATCATTAAACATGTAGTCGTTTCATAGCCTGTGTATCATTTGACCAATCATTAAACAAATACATGTATCATTAAACATGTATTGGCAGATCAATAGCCTGTGTATCATTAAACATGTTCATCATCATTAAACATGACTAGCCTGTGTATCATTAAACATGTAGTTTTAGCCTGTGTAAAAAAGACAACTGTGTATCATTAAACATGTAGTTGTTTCATAGCCTGTGTATCATTAAACATGTAGTCATTTCATAGCCTGTGTATCATTAAACATGTAGTTGTTTCATAGCCTGTGTATCATTAAACATGTAGTCGTTTCATAGCCTGTGTATCATTAAACATGTAGTCGTTTCATAGCCTGTGTATCATTAAACAAACAGTCATTTAGTAGCAACAAATAATCCAGCCAAATTTATGGTGAAAACTGATCATCACACCATCTCTATCTGATACATGTTGTGTCTACTAACTCATTCCCACAGAAAACTGATCATCACACCATCTCTATCTGACACATGTTGTGTCTACTAACTCATTCCCACAGAAAACTGATCATCACACCATCTCTATCTGACACATGTTGTATCTACCAGCTCATTACCACAGAACACTGATCATCACACCATCTCTATCTGATACATGTTGTATCTACCAGCTCATTACCACAGAACACTGATCATCACACCATCTCTAGCTGATACATGTTGTGTCTACCAGCACCTTACCACAGAACACTTTAGATGAAAGCAGTACCAGCCAGTCAACCCTCAGACTTTATTGTTTCAATGAGAGACACCTCAGAGGGTATTCAACCCTAAGGGCAAATCCATGGGGATCTCAATATCTCTACAGTAGAAGCTAACAAAACACACTGATCGGTAAAGTAGAGGCTAACGTTGTAGAAAACGCTCCTCTTCCACTGCACAGTGAGAAACAACAGTGTGCTACGCTTTCTTCTTTTGATCAAATGAACTGTTTGTTACTACTTCCTTTATGAGATGAGAATTAAGTGATGGAGTGACTTTAATCATAGCTGGTCTGAGAGAACTGATGATGCTTCTCTCCTTTATGTTGGTGTGTTTTTAAGGTATTCAATCTGGAGAAACTCTTGTCCACAGtcacagtggtaaggcttctctcctgtgtgttctgcgATTAACGTTTACCTCAGCATTTACCGCGAGCAGAGCAGGAGTATGGCTTCTCTCCTTTATGTATACAATGGTGGGTTTTTAGGTTGCCCGATATggagaaactcttcccacagtcagagcaggagtaaggcttctctcctgtgtgtatacgttgGTGGGTTTTTAGGTTGCATGATACAGAGAAACTCTTCCCGCAGACAGAGCAGGAGAATGGCTTTTCGCCTGTATGTATACGTTGGTGGGTTTTTAAGGTATTCAACCTGGAGAAACTTTTCCCACAGtcacagtggtaaggcttctctcctgtgtgtgttctccaatGAACATTTACCTCTGCTGATGTTTTGAAGCATTTCCCACAGTCAGAACAGGAGTGAGGCTTCTCTCCTTTATGGATACGTAGGTGGGTTTTTAAGTTGCCTGACATGGAGAAACTCTTCCCACAATCAGAGCAGGAGAATGGCTTCTCTCCTTTATGTATACGTTGGTGGGTTTTTAGGTTGCCCGATACTGAGAATCCCTTCCCACAGTCAGAACAGGAGAATGGCTTCTCTCCTGAGTGTATACGTTGGTGGGTTTTTAAGTTTCCCAGTTGagagaaactcttcccacagtcagagcagacgtaAGGTTTCTGTCCTTTATGTATTAGTTGGTGACTTTTTAAGGCATCCAATCGGGAGAAACTCtctccacagtcagagcaggtgtatggcttctctccagtgtgcacTCTCTGATGAATGGTTAATTTAGCTGATTTAATGAAGcatttcccacagtcagagcaggagtacgGCTTCTGTCCTTGATGTATTAATTGGTGATTTTTTAAGGTGTCCAATCGGGAGAAACTCTTTCCACAATCAGAGCAGaaataaggcttctctccagtgtgcacTCTCTGATGAATTGTCAGAGCCCTCGATGTTGTGAAGCTATTCCCACAGTCAGCGCAGAAGTATGGCTTCTCTCCGGTGTGTATACGTTGGTGTGATTTTAAGTGGCCATATTGGGAGAAACTCGATCCACAGTccgagcaggagtaaggcttctctcctgtgtgcacTCTCTGATGAATGGTTAATTTAGATGATCTATTGAAGCATTTCCCACAGTCAGTGCAGGAGTAAGACTTTTCTCCAGTGTGCTCTCTCTGATGAACCGTCAGAGCCCTTGATGTTGTGAAGCTCTTCTCGCAGTCAGTAAAGGAATACAGATTCGCTCCTCTTTGCATTTTTAGGTGTATTTTTAGCTTTGATAGAATTGGGAAAATCTCCTCACAATGTGGGCAGTGGTGAGACCTCTTAGCTCTGTGATCTTCCTGCTGTTGCTCTCTGGATGTAGAGAATGTCTCAACAtggtctcctgtgtgaacaacatcaGAAGAACCAGTCAGTGAGATATACATATGACTTCATATACAGTGTGttccgaaagtattcacatcccttgacctTTTCTACATTGTGtttcagcctgaatttaaaatggattaaattgagatcgtatcattggcctacacacaataccacacacaTACAAGGGCATGGATACATGACTAGATATTGGATATTGTTGTACCAACATGAATTCTACTATGACTATTTACCATCTGAATATGAAAACCACATCTGTAGATTCTAAACCAACAGTTGGAGGACAGATGGAACTAAACCACCAGTTGGAGGACAGATGGAACTAAACCACCAGTTGGAGGACAGATGGAACTAAACCACCAGTTGGAGGACAGATGGAACTAAACCACCAGTTGGAGGACAGATGGAA
This genomic window from Oncorhynchus nerka isolate Pitt River linkage group LG2, Oner_Uvic_2.0, whole genome shotgun sequence contains:
- the LOC115127673 gene encoding zinc finger protein 665-like; the encoded protein is MQRGANLYSFTDCEKSFTTSRALTVHQREHTGEKSYSCTDCGKCFNRSSKLTIHQRVHTGEKPYSCSDCGSSFSQYGHLKSHQRIHTGEKPYFCADCGNSFTTSRALTIHQRVHTGEKPYFCSDCGKSFSRLDTLKNHQLIHQGQKPYSCSDCGKCFIKSAKLTIHQRVHTGEKPYTCSDCGESFSRLDALKSHQLIHKGQKPYVCSDCGKSFSQLGNLKTHQRIHSGEKPFSCSDCGKGFSVSGNLKTHQRIHKGEKPFSCSDCGKSFSMSGNLKTHLRIHKGEKPHSCSDCGKCFKTSAEVNVHWRTHTGEKPYHCDCGKSFSRLNTLKTHQRIHTGEKPFSCSVCGKSFSVSCNLKTHQRIHTGEKPYSCSDCGKSFSISGNLKTHHCIHKGEKPYSCSARGKC